ATTGTCCAAAGGTTTAGGTCGCGGCCGCGCAGCGCCCGCGGGTTCCGAGCACCGACACCAAAGTATGCATGGACGACGCTGGTCCGGCGGCTCATGATCTGCTCGTTGGCCTGACCAGAAGGAGGATCTCACGCGCAGGATCGTTCGGCGGGAGCCAAGGGAAGCCCCATGGAAGATCGCAAGATGATCGCCGTCGTGGATGATGACGAATCCGTGCGAGAATCCTTGCCCGAATTGCTGAAATCTTTCGGCTTCGATGCAAGACCATTTGCGTCGGCGGAAGCGTTTCTGACGTCCGGTGAATGCGGTGCCGCCGATTGCCTGATCCTCGACGTGGCGATGCCCGGCATGAGCGGTCCCGAGCTTCAGCAGGCGCTCCGCCGCCTCGGCCACCGGATACCGATCATATTCATCACCGCGCACTCCGATGAGAAAGGCTGGTCCGCTTTGCTCGCCAGCGGGGCTGTTGCCTGCCTCATCAAGCCGTTCAGCGAGGACGCGATCCTCGATGCGGTCAGGCTCGCGCTCGAACGCGAATGAGGATTTGCCGATGTATGCTCTCGCCGCGCACAGCAATCGCACGTCCAATGGGGCTGGTCACCTGACGGCTGGAGGGACGGCCATGTCCGAGGCGAACCCGATGGTCATCATCGTCGACGACGACGTCTCTATCCGGGAATCGCTTCAGCCTGCGCTCGAACTCGCCGGCTGGACGGTGAAGAGCTTCGAGTCGGCGACGGCCTTCCTCGAATCGGAGGCGCCGGAAGGCCCCTCCTGCCTGTTGCTGGACGTCAGCCTGCCAGACCTCAGC
The nucleotide sequence above comes from Sphingosinicella sp. BN140058. Encoded proteins:
- a CDS encoding response regulator transcription factor; this translates as MEDRKMIAVVDDDESVRESLPELLKSFGFDARPFASAEAFLTSGECGAADCLILDVAMPGMSGPELQQALRRLGHRIPIIFITAHSDEKGWSALLASGAVACLIKPFSEDAILDAVRLALERE